The Plasmodium yoelii strain 17X genome assembly, chromosome: 8 genome includes a region encoding these proteins:
- a CDS encoding heptatricopeptide repeat-containing protein, putative: protein MFHICLNESPKFWHPPINYIRNLTRINGYIKEKSKSVFHYNKYRNITYSNYNKNETIDQKIFDKTPKQCPPCFIFRKYGYICEGENIKIWGRIAKKKKNISSRKHSYLLNSKGRKRASTKSNNRYVDNIKCEDNENNENDENDENNEDNEDNEDNENIFEASILRKNKEIKNIIKTKLENTKKEEKYDNPIGDIKNGKENNIEKECSKDGVKFLNVLYRLIKISKKKKNIMNENIENGLNRRMLYFIKNEKDMRIIFLLLHTLNKLVCINNLIKDNLNDDIYKITDSELLSIILRILVNSFYQDNKMLSNIMNKLKENIILGTCSTLTISNSFYSYSILYKRNIIEFENMPLQEIIQIISNYYTCFSNIELCEILESFGIILASKKSKKINDNIKSDQLRETIKKDKNFYKNYSKLFLNVGNYIINMDIKKNISFHNLIKLIYSYAKCKIYHEKLFLYLYPVLLKNIKYYNEDIMRKKVFENYKINNNCKTSLDKNQTENDINIDEGKNDKFLSLYFLINNNEQNEIIMNMTKNVTKILYSYSKFNMHIDELNNEILLFLQNMYNYMDYADLSQCLISLTKINCNINILLSKIDHSHFNVNSNYIYLFRNCTSIDLMNYLLSFSRNLYMKKDVYNILAELFINNNKIYTLENIDLINIIYAYSKIYYIHNKLFTIVDNILISRLDINQNYLSPQLAIKYINSCAKILYKNDNIIYKIVEIAHKNNFQDIQIFDLFKLLSNSKKLNLNFKTLENHIKIISPNFTLDSPTYQNFYYKASKDIHVRKKKWIW from the coding sequence ATGTTTCATATTTGCCTTAACGAGTCACCAAAATTTTGGCACCCCCCCATAAATTATATACGAAATTTGACTCGAATAAATggatatataaaagaaaaaagcaAATCCGTTTTTCATTACAATAAGTATAGAAACATAACATAtagtaattataataaaaatgaaacaattgaccaaaaaatatttgataaAACCCCAAAACAGTGTCCAccttgttttatttttcgaAAATATGGTTATATTTGTGAAggagaaaatataaaaatatggggaagaattgcaaaaaaaaaaaaaaatataagttcTAGGAAacattcatatttattaaattcaaAAGGTAGAAAAAGAGCATCAACAAAGAGTAACAATCGTTATgtagataatataaaatgtgaagataatgaaaataatgaaaatgatgaaaatgatgaaaataatgaagataatgaagataatgaagataatgaaaatatatttgaagcCTCAATTTtacgaaaaaataaagaaataaagaatataataaaaacaaaattggaaaacacaaaaaaagaagaaaaatatgataaccCTATTggtgatataaaaaatggtaaagAGAATAACATAGAAAAAGAATGTAGTAAAGATGGagttaaatttttaaatgttttatatagacttataaaaatatcaaaaaaaaaaaaaaatattatgaatgaaaatatagaaaatggatTAAATAGAagaatgttatattttataaaaaatgaaaaagatatgagaataatatttttattattacacacattaaataaattagtgtgtataaataatttaataaaagataatttaaatgatgatatatataaaataacagACTCAGAATTATTATCAATAATACTTCGAATATTAGTAAATTCTTTTTATCAAGACAATAAAATGTTATCaaatattatgaacaaattaaaagaaaatattatattaggTACATGTAGTACCTTAACTATTAGTAACagtttttattcttattcaatattatataaaagaaatataatcGAATTTGAAAATATGCCTTTGCAAGaaattattcaaattatatcaaattattatacatgTTTTTCAAATATAGAATTATGCGAAATTTTGGAATCTTTTGGAATTATATTAGCttcaaaaaaaagtaaaaaaattaatgataatataaaatctGATCAATTAAGAGAAACtattaaaaaagataaaaatttttataaaaattatagtaaattatttttgaatgtaggaaattatattataaatatggatataaaaaaaaatataagttttcataatttaataaaattaatatattcttATGCTAAgtgtaaaatatatcatgaaaaattatttctttatttatatccagttttattgaaaaatataaaatactataatgAAGATATTATGAGAAAAAAAGTGTTTgaaaattacaaaataaataataattgtaaaaCAAGTTTAGATAAAAATCAGAcagaaaatgatataaatatagacgagggaaaaaatgataaatttctatcattatattttttaataaataataatgaacaaaatgaaataataatgaatatgacaaaaaatgtaactaagattttatattcatatagtaaatttaatatgcatattgatgaattaaataatgagatattattatttttacaaaatatgtaCAATTATATGGATTATGCAGATTTGTCTCAATGTCTAATTtctttaacaaaaataaattgtaatataaatatattattatcaaaaatagATCACAGCCATTTTAATgttaattcaaattatatatatctttttagAAATTGTACATCCATAGATTTaatgaattatttattaagttTTAGTcgaaatttatatatgaaaaaagatgtctataatatattagccgaattatttattaataataataaaatatatacattagaaaatattgatttaattaatataatttatgcatatagtaaaatatattatattcataataaattatttacaattGTTGATAATATTCTTATTTCAAGACTTGATAtaaatcaaaattatttatcaCCTCAACTTgcaattaaatatataaattcatgtgcaaaaatattatataaaaatgataatattatatataaaattgtagAAATTGCacacaaaaataattttcaagATATCCAAATTTTTGATTTATTCAAACTTTTAtcaaattcaaaaaaattaaatttaaatttcaAAACTTTAGAAAaccatataaaaattatatctcCAAATTTTACCCTGGACTCACCAACTTATCAAAACTTTTATTACAAAGCCTCAAAAGATATTCAtgttcgaaaaaaaaaatggatatggTAA